The Acidimicrobiales bacterium genome includes a window with the following:
- a CDS encoding cation:proton antiporter produces MDHYHLLLAIVGAVTLGASVLPLLVAGRPLSFPMVYVALGAVVFSLPLDLPRADPIAHGGFVERLSELVVIVALMGTGLKLDRPFGWATWRSTWRLLAVAMPVTIVATGLLGWWILGFAPATAMLLGAVVAPTDPVLASDVQVGPPGEDDEDEVRFALTSEAGLNDGLAFPFTNAAIAAASAAGVGEWVGWWFLDDVVVKLVVGLAMGVALGRGLGWIVFHIPTERKLAESSEGFVALAGTLLVYGVTELAQGYGFLAVFVAACMIRSRERGHAYHEVLHTTAENTERLLTVVLLALLGGAVVDGVLSGLGWGGAVVGLVTVLVLRPLAGLVSLARTGTAPGERTAIAFFGVRGIGSIYYLAHALEQSTFAEAPTLWAVVAFIVLLSVVLHGITAFPVMRRLDDQRTARQGPP; encoded by the coding sequence ATGGACCACTACCACCTCCTGCTTGCCATCGTCGGCGCAGTAACGCTCGGGGCCAGCGTCCTCCCACTGCTGGTCGCAGGGCGACCCCTTTCGTTCCCGATGGTCTACGTCGCCCTCGGCGCGGTGGTGTTCTCCCTGCCACTCGATCTTCCGCGTGCTGATCCCATCGCCCACGGCGGATTCGTCGAGCGCCTCAGCGAGCTGGTCGTCATCGTCGCCCTGATGGGTACTGGGCTCAAGTTGGATCGCCCCTTCGGTTGGGCCACGTGGCGATCGACGTGGCGGCTGCTCGCCGTGGCCATGCCGGTGACCATCGTCGCGACCGGTCTCCTCGGGTGGTGGATCCTCGGTTTCGCCCCGGCCACCGCGATGCTGCTCGGAGCGGTGGTGGCCCCGACGGACCCCGTACTCGCCAGCGACGTCCAGGTGGGGCCGCCCGGGGAGGACGATGAAGATGAGGTGCGCTTCGCGCTCACCTCCGAGGCCGGGCTGAACGACGGGCTGGCCTTTCCCTTCACCAACGCCGCCATCGCGGCGGCGAGCGCCGCCGGCGTGGGCGAGTGGGTGGGATGGTGGTTCCTCGACGACGTGGTGGTCAAGCTCGTGGTCGGCCTGGCGATGGGCGTCGCACTGGGGCGGGGGCTGGGGTGGATCGTGTTCCACATCCCCACCGAGCGCAAGCTGGCAGAGTCGAGCGAGGGCTTCGTCGCCCTAGCCGGGACGCTACTGGTCTACGGGGTCACCGAGCTGGCACAGGGGTACGGGTTCCTGGCGGTGTTCGTCGCGGCGTGCATGATCCGTAGTCGGGAGCGGGGACACGCCTACCACGAGGTTCTGCACACCACCGCTGAGAACACCGAGCGGCTGCTCACCGTCGTGCTCCTCGCCCTCCTCGGGGGTGCGGTGGTCGACGGCGTGCTATCCGGGCTTGGATGGGGGGGCGCCGTCGTCGGCCTCGTCACCGTGCTGGTCCTCCGCCCGCTGGCCGGTTTGGTGTCCCTGGCGCGTACGGGGACCGCACCGGGCGAGCGCACCGCCATCGCCTTCTTCGGCGTGCGCGGCATCGGCTCCATTTACTACTTGGCCCATGCTCTCGAACAGTCCACCTTCGCCGAGGCACCCACGCTGTGGGCGGTCGTCGCCTTCATCGTCCTCTTGTCGGTGGTGCTGCACGGGATCACTGCCTTCCCGGTCATGCGCCGCCTCGATGATCAGCGGACGGCGAGGCAGGGGCCCCCGTGA